One segment of Panthera leo isolate Ple1 chromosome A3, P.leo_Ple1_pat1.1, whole genome shotgun sequence DNA contains the following:
- the CSNK2A1 gene encoding casein kinase II subunit alpha isoform X2 codes for MYEILKALDYCHSMGIMHRDVKPHNVMIDHEHRKLRLIDWGLAEFYHPGQEYNVRVASRYFKGPELLVDYQMYDYSLDMWSLGCMLASMIFRKEPFFHGHDNYDQLVRIAKVLGTEDLYDYIDKYNIELDPRFNDILGRHSRKRWERFVHSENQHLVSPEALDFLDKLLRYDHQSRLTAREAMEHPYFYTVVKDQARMGSSSMPGGSTPVSSANMMSGISSVPTPSPLGPLAGSPVIAAANPLGMPVPAAAGAQQ; via the exons ATGTATGAGATTCTGAAG GCCCTGGATTATTGTCACAGCATGGGAATTATGCACAGAGATGTGAAGCCCCATAATGTCATGATTGATCACGAGCACAGAAAG ctacGACTAATAGACTGGGGTTTGGCTGAGTTTTACCATCCTGGCCAAGAATACAATGTCAGAGTTGCTTCCCGATACTTCAAAGGTCCCGAGCTACTTGTAGACTATCAG ATGTATGATTATAGTTTGGATATGTGGAGCTTGGGTTGTATGCTGGCAAGTATGATCTTCCGGAAGGAGCCATTTTTCCATGGACATGACAATTATGATCAG TTGGTGAGGATAGCCAAGGTTCTGGGGACAGAAGATTTATATGACTATATTGACAAATACAACATTGAATTAGATCCACGTTTCAATGATATCTTGGGCAG ACACTCCCGTAAGCGATGGGAACGCTTTGTCCACAGTGAAAACCAGCACCTTGTCAGCCCCGAGGCCTTGGATTTCTTGGACAAGCTGCTGCGATATGACCACCAGTCACGGCTTACCGCAAGAGAGGCCATGGAGCACCCCTATTTCT ataCTGTTGTGAAGGACCAGGCTCGAATGGGCTCATCTAGCATGCCGGGGGGCAGTACGCCTGTCAGCAGCGCCAATATGATGTCAG GGATTTCTTCAGTGCCAACCCCTTCACCCCTTGGACCTCTGGCAGGCTCACCAGTGATTGCTGCTGCCAACCCCCTTGGGATGCCTGTTCCAGCTGCCGCTGGCGCTCAGCAGTAA